The sequence TGGTGACCCGGGAGGGCGACCGCGCGGTCGATCCCACGCCGGTCTCACTCGCGACCGCCGCGAACCGGGGCTGGGAGACCGTCGAGACGGCCGACGCGTCCCTCTCGGTCGGAGTATCTCGACGAATCCTGGCCGACGAATCCACGCTCCAACAGATCCTCGAGAACCTGTTCCGGAACGCAGTCGAACACGGTTCGGCGACCCAAGCGTCGTCACCTCCCGAAGGCACCGTAGAGCATGGCCCCACGAACCCTCACTCGCAGGTTCGCGATGACGCCGGCGAACACGGTCACGAGTCGGTCACCGTCACTGTCGGGGCGACCGCGGACGGGTTCTACGTCGCCGACGACGGACCGGGATTCGAGGCGCTGTCGGGAAAAAGCGTCCTCGATAGTGGCGTCACGACCAGTGACGATGGTACCGGTCTCGGCCTCTGGATCGTAAAGCTGCTCGCCTCGGCTCACGACTGGACCGTCTCGGTGGGCGAGAGTGCAACCGGCGGCGCGCGTGTGGACATCAGCGGGGTAGCGTTCGACGAATCGGATTCTCAGTCGTGAATATCGGAGGGAAAGGCTTTCTCGGGACGCATTCGAATCGCCGGGATATGTGTCGACCCGCTGTCTGGAGGACGATCGCGCCGCTTTCGGACACCGTGATGGACCGCGGTAAGCGGAGGGTCTGAGACGAGGATGTCGAGCCTGCTCTATCTCGCACACGTCGGACTGTTCGTCGCCGCCGCCTTGGCGAGTTTCGCGAGCGTGCCTCGCGCACGACAGATCGAACACGAGGACACTCGTATCGGGATGACCGGATTACTCGTTTCGACCGGGCTGTGGGCCGCCGCAACCGCCGGATACTTCCTCGTACCGAATCCGAGAATTGCCGAGTGGATCTACGTCTTCGGGCTGGTGGGGGCATTCACCGCCGTGGGAGCGTGGGTCTACTTTGCCGCGGCCTACACTGCCAGGCCCCCGCGACGCGCACCGTTTCGCTGGGTCGCGGTTGCGGTCTATCTCGCCGTCGTCGGTTCGAAACTCACCAATCCAATCCACAATCTGTATTTCACCGCAGCGCCAGCCTCGACGCCCTTCCAGCATCTCGCCGTTCAGTACGGTCCGCTTTACTGGGTGGTCCTGGGACTATCGTACGTACTGGCGGCGATCGGCTTTTTCATGCTTCTCGAGATGTTCCACCACGCCGGCACCAACACTCGGCCGCTGGCGATCCTCGTAGCCCTGACCGCCCTCCCCGTCTCCATGGACCTGATCGCGATCGTCCACCCGTCACTGCTGGCGGTCACCTACGAGCCGATCGGCGTCGCAGCCTTCGCGATCGGGGTCCTCTTTTTCTACTTCGAGCGTTTCCAGGCGGTACAGCTCGCTGGCGACATCGACGATCCCGTGCTCTTCGTCGATCTCGACGGCTGCGTTCGCGATTACAATCAGGCCGCCAGGGACCTCTTCCCGGCGGTGGCGTCTGGCGTTGGCGACCCGCTCGAGACCGCCGCCCCGGCACTCGCAGCCGCCCTCGATGATGGTACTGACACCGTAACCCTCGATCGAAACAGTCAAACTGAGTACTATCACGTCTCGACGATGCCGTTCGGGACGGACGAGACCGTGACCAGTCGGCTCGTCGTCCTGAACGACGTCACCGACACTCGACGTCACCAGGCCGAACTCGAGCGTATCAGCGAGCAACTCGCCGTCTTGAATCGCGTGGTTCGCCACGACATCCGCAACGACATGAACGTGATCCTCGGGTGGTCTGAACAGGTGAGAGACCACGTGGATGCGGACGGCCGGGACGCGCTCGAACGCATTCGCGAGACCGCGAGACACGTCGTTCAGATCACCACCGTCGCACGCGATTTCGTCGAGGCACTGACGAACGCCGACGAGCCAGACCTTCGTCCGGTCGATCTGCAGCAGTCACTGACCGTCGAAATCGAGTCTCTCCGCGAGTCGTATCCCGAAGTCGAGGTCGACGTAACGCTGCCGGACCGGTCCGTGTCAGTCCAGGCCAACGAGA is a genomic window of Halanaeroarchaeum sp. HSR-CO containing:
- a CDS encoding ATP-binding protein; the encoded protein is MSSLLYLAHVGLFVAAALASFASVPRARQIEHEDTRIGMTGLLVSTGLWAAATAGYFLVPNPRIAEWIYVFGLVGAFTAVGAWVYFAAAYTARPPRRAPFRWVAVAVYLAVVGSKLTNPIHNLYFTAAPASTPFQHLAVQYGPLYWVVLGLSYVLAAIGFFMLLEMFHHAGTNTRPLAILVALTALPVSMDLIAIVHPSLLAVTYEPIGVAAFAIGVLFFYFERFQAVQLAGDIDDPVLFVDLDGCVRDYNQAARDLFPAVASGVGDPLETAAPALAAALDDGTDTVTLDRNSQTEYYHVSTMPFGTDETVTSRLVVLNDVTDTRRHQAELERISEQLAVLNRVVRHDIRNDMNVILGWSEQVRDHVDADGRDALERIRETARHVVQITTVARDFVEALTNADEPDLRPVDLQQSLTVEIESLRESYPEVEVDVTLPDRSVSVQANEMLSSVFQNVLHNAVQHNDHDEPTITVSASVDGETATVRIADDGPGIPDGRKTEVFGKGEMGLDSSGTGIGLYLVVQLVEQYGGEVWIADNEPRGAVFVIRLPLADD